A genomic region of Lytechinus pictus isolate F3 Inbred chromosome 2, Lp3.0, whole genome shotgun sequence contains the following coding sequences:
- the LOC129253603 gene encoding 5-hydroxytryptamine receptor 1D-like: protein MMNVSTPSIDFLINDSTFIPTEADVIDYSQRVLIFFTVIMSLLTVAMAVGNIFVIVALVTLRPLRSASNQLTINLCVGETILGLVVMPYGTMTMFLRVPVWGEATCIAMAFIKMTIMYSTNLTLMAIGIDRYMKVKHTTLHRLRFKRPLIIILITWILSLLSALPPLVGWGWYHWVQVKPICTNDWIDSVSYTLFLVIGFMCIPLCVVFYCYGSIVRVVVQSRRRLDVHQRKEIKDATPHTSGGLESLETNSEQVGIHLEPVKWASRTDRAVNTLAVSVIDTPPPRPKQDAVRPKLQPRFLGRSNGIVKKPMKRVNRADIAVIRTMIIVVSTYVIFWYPYIICMLIKIVTKERMSFIVESTTIELAFIGMALNPIIYAVSNKGFRRDLKSAFKRQIKEKR, encoded by the coding sequence ATGATGAACGTATCTACCCCATCAATTGACTTTTTAATTAACGATTCGACATTTATCCCAACGGAAGCGGACGTCATTGACTACAGCCAAAGAGTCTTGATTTTCTTTACCGTCATCATGAGCCTGCTCACCGTAGCTATGGCCGTCGGAAATATTTTCGTCATCGTAGCTCTCGTCACATTGAGACCCCTGCGTTCGGCGTCCAACCAGTTGACGATCAACCTCTGCGTCGGTGAGACAATCCTTGGGCTTGTCGTCATGCCATACGGGACCATGACTATGTTCTTGCGCGTGCCGGTATGGGGTGAGGCCACATGTATAGCCATGGCTTTTATCAAGATGACCATCATGTATAGTACGAATCTGACTTTGATGGCCATTGGTATTGATCGATACATGAAGGTAAAACACACCACACTCCATCGTTTGCGATTTAAAAGACCTTtgatcatcatcctcattacgTGGATCCTTAGTTTGCTATCTGCATTACCCCCTCTTGTTGGTTGGGGTTGGTATCACTGGGTTCAGGTGAAACCCATATGCACCAACGACTGGATAGACAGCGTCTCATATACATTGTTTTTAGTTATTGGTTTCATGTGTATCCCGCTTTGTGTTGTTTTCTATTGCTATGGAAGCATTGTTCGTGTTGTAGTTCAAAGTCGACGTCGGCTCGACGTTCATcagagaaaagaaataaaagacgCCACTCCTCATACGAGTGGGGGTCTAGAATCTTTAGAGACTAACTCAGAGCAAGTCGGGATACACCTTGAGCCAGTAAAATGGGCAAGCCGCACTGATAGAGCTGTCAACACTCTAGCTGTAAGTGTCATCGATACCCCTCCGCCCCGTCCGAAGCAAGATGCAGTCAGACCGAAACTGCAACCAAGGTTCCTAGGCCGATCGAATGGGATAGTAAAGAAACCGATGAAACGGGTGAACAGGGCGGACATAGCAGTCATAAGAACTATGATCATAGTAGTCAGCACTTATGTTATTTTCTGGTACCCCTACATAATTTGCATGTTGATTAAAATCGTGACAAAGGAAAGGATGTCTTTCATTGTTGAATCAACAACCATTGAACTTGCTTTTATAGGAATGGCTCTGAATCCGATCATCTATGCAGTGTCGAACAAAGGATTCCGACGTGATCTGAAATCGGCTTTTAAAcgacaaattaaagaaaaaagatga